Part of the Kitasatospora sp. NBC_01266 genome, AGCAGCGGTCCCAGGATCCCGAACTCCATTGCGGTGCCCTCTCCAGACAGTTGACATCGAGTGACATCAGCCGTTCTAGTCGGGCTCGGGGTTGTCCACGACCCTTGGCGCCGCCGGTCAATCAACTTCGGACAATGGGCCGCCGACCAGGCCTGATGGCTCCGGCCGGGCGGGCGTCAGTGCGAGGTCGGCGCCAGGGTCCAGTCGATCGCGGAGAGGGTGACCATCGACAGCAGGGTCGAGAAGAGCACCGAGTCGCGCGGCAGCGCCGTGTTCAGCCCGTACTGGCGGGCGTAGATGAAGACGTTCTGCGCGGTCGGCAGGGCCGAGCAGATCACCACGGCGAGCAGCTGGTGGGCGGTCAGGTGCAGCAGCAGGCTGCCCACGGCGAAGGCGACCAGCGGCTGTATCAGGTTCTTGGTGACCACGGCGAGGCCGACCTCCGCGCGCAGCGAGCCGCCTCGGGCGGACGGGCGGCCGTGCAGGGACATGCCGAGGGTGATCAGCGCGGTCGGCACGCCGGCGTTGCCGAGCAGCTGGCAGGACTGGCCGAGCGCGGCCGGCGGGTGCCAGCCGACGGCCGAGCAGATCGCGCCGAGCGCCGAGGCCAGGATGATCGGGTTGCGCAGCGGCAGCCGCAACAGCCGCCCGAGCCGCGCGGACCGGGCCGACCCGCCGGTGCCCGCCGTGCCGTCCGCCGTGCCGTCCGTGCCGGCGTCGAGCAGGCCGAGGATCACCGGCGTGACCAGCAGCACCTGGAAGAGCAGCACCGGGCCGACGAACGAGGCGTCGCCCAGCACCTGGACCGCGACCGGAATGCCCAGGTTGGCCGAGTTGACATAGCCGGCCGCCATCGCGCTGATCGCCCGGTCGGCGGGAGCCCGCCCGAACAGCCAGCGGCCGCCGCCCCAGCCGAGCAGTGAGGCCGCCGCGGTGCCGGCGGCGAAGGCGAGCATCGAGGCGTTGGCGAAGGTTCCGAGCGGTGCCTTGGAGAGCATCATGAAGAGCGCGGCCGGCATCGCGACGTGGAAGACGAAGCGGCCGAGGACCAGTTCCGCCTGCTCACCCAACAGGCCGGTGCGGCTGACCAGGTAGCCGACGGCGGTCAGGGCCCAGATCGGGACGAAGGCGGCCAGCAGCGGTTGCAGTGAGTGCATGGTTCCTCGAAAGGTGCGTCAAGTCCCGTTTCCGCGGTGGCCGGAGGGTGTGGGCGACCGTGTCAGGACCGGCTGGTGACCGGACCGGGTACAGTCAACCAGGCTTCCGGAAGCCCCCGTTCCGCACCCCCGGGATCAGGCCGCGCCACCCCGTCGCGAGCTGCCGCCGGTGCCCGTCATCTGCTCCGATGCCCTGGTGCGAGCAGCGGAGCAGCTGTCCGTTCCGTCCCCCGCGCCGCCGCCGCGACGCTGAGTTCCAGCTCCGCCACGCAGTGCGGCGCGCCGCATTCGCAGGCGAAGGACTGGACGCTGTGCCGGGGATCGCCCGGCGCCCACGGGCGGGCGAAGAAGGCGAGGCACTGGTCGACCACCGAGCGGTTGCCCGCCCGCAGCAGGGCCTGCCGCTCGGCCCGGGTGCGGGCCGCGGGGGCACCGGGCAAGGTGTCCGCGAACGCCTCCTCGACCAGCGCGAGCGTCGCCGCGGCATCCCGTCCGCCGTCCACCAGCAGGGTTTTCACCCCGCCGGCCGCGACCTCGGCGGCGATCTCCTCGGTGAGCGCCGCGTAGAGGCGGTGCACTCCCTCCGGGAGGTCGCGAGCGGCCAGCCGGGCCCGCTGGACGGCGGGTGTGGGCAGCAGCCAGAGGGCGTGGGTCGGCGGCGCGACGGACGGGGTGATCGGCGTGCCCTCGGCGATGATCGAGCAGTCGGTGGGCAGCGCGCGCAGATCGGCCTCGATCATCGGCCCGCGCTCGCGGTGCAGCGACATCGCGAGCAGCTCGGGCGTCGGCGCCGCCCAGCGTTCGGCGGGGGAGAGCGCCTCCCACCGGATCGCCGCCCGGTGCCCGGCGGCGATCGCCTGGTCGCGGTGCGCCCAGGTGCGGGTGTCCGCGCCGTACCAGCGCAGGCCGTGTCTGCGGGCGAGCAGCCGGGCGACCGTGGTCTTCCCGGCACCCGGCGGGCCACCGATCCACCAGACCGTCATCTCCGGCTTGCCCCTGTTCGTATGGCCTGGGATCTCAGGCGGGTCCGACCGCGACCAGCGCGCGGTGGTGCTTCGGTGTCTCGATCTCGTCGATCAGGGCGATCGCCAGATCGGCGTAGGCGAACAGCGGCGCGTCCGCCGGGGCCGGGAGCACGGCGGAGCCGCCGAGCCGGTAGCGGCCGGTGCCCGGTCCCTCGGCGTCGAGGTAGCTGGGCGGCGGGGCCAGCACCGCCCAGTCCAGCTCGGGGTCCGCCGCCCGCAGCAGCTCCAGCTCGGCGGCGTGTCCCAGCGAGAACGCCCTGGCCTCGGCGGGGAAGCCGGGTGTGTCGTGGAGCGGGACGCCCGGCGCGGCCTCCAGCACGGTGCCCAGCCCGACCACCAGCAGCCGGGTCACCCCCGCCCGCGGCAGACCGGCCAGCAGGGCGCGGGTGGCGGCCGGGAAGAACTCCCCTGACGGCAGGTCAGCCCGGTAGGCCGCGCTGATCACGGCATCCCGTCCGGCGCTGACGGCGGCGACGCTCGCCGGATCGGTGACATCGCCCGCGACCAGTGCCACGCCGGGACCGGACAGCTCCGGGTACTCGCTGGAGCTGTACTTCGCCGGGTCCCGCACCACCGCGGTGACCTGGTGCCCGCGTGCCACCGCCCGCGCCACCACGCGCCGCCCCGCGTTCCCGCCCGCGCCGAAGACCACGACTGCGCTCATCGTCCACTCCCGTTTCTCGGTGCCCCGGACTCCTCGGCCCGGCCGACGCCCCGAACGGTAGAGCGGCACCCCCCGGTTACTTCAACGATACCGGCCGGGGCCGGTGGCCCCGGCCTGGAACGGGAGGTCGGGCACCCCGTAAGGTGGCGCGGAAGGGGGATCGGTGGAGCCAGCCGTGACCTGCGGACCGAGAGCGCCCACGGTGGCGGGCGGGGTGGTGACCGGCTTTGGCGGACAGTGCATCGATCTCCGGGGCTGCGGTGCCGCCGCCGGATGCTCCGCTGGACAGCCGGCCGGGTTCCGTCGGCGGGCAGGCGGGTTATGACGCGGAACGGACCGCGCCGCTGCCGAGGCCGGAGGTCGAGGACGTGATCCCCGCGCCGTACCGGACCGGGGCCCAGCCCGCTGAGCACTCGCAGTACGCGGAGCAGGCGATGGGTGAGGCGCCGCCGCGAGGCGGATCGGCCGAGCTGGCCGAGACCCGGGTGCTGCCGGTGATCGAGGACGCGATCCCGGAGGCGTACCGACGAGGTGGCAGCGAAGGCACCGCGGTGCTGCGTGCGGTGATGCCGAGTCAGGCGACGGCGGTGCTGCGCGTGCTGCCGGTGCCCGAGCCCCAGGCCGCGCCCGAGCCCGCTGACGCCGCGCCCGCTGATGCGGTGCCGGTACCGGTGCCGGTGCCGCCGCCCGCGCCGGCGCCGGTCTCGGCCGCCGCGCCGCAGCCCCGGGTCTCCACCGGGTGGACCGGCACCGTTCCGCTCCCGCCGCTTGCCGCCACGCTGCCGCTGCCCTCGCCCGACGGGCCCAACCTGCCTGCCGCGCCCGCGGCGTGGCCCGACGCGCCGGCTTCGGCGCCCACCGCCGCGAACCGGGCCGCCACCGTCGGCGGTGGCCTGCGGGGGCGGCTCCTCGCGGTCGAGGGCGGCTACGGCAGCGGCGGTCGTCGCCCCTGGGCGCGCGGCGGCTCGGGGCAGCCGCAGGTGCTCTCGGCGATGCTCGCCGCCGTCGCCCCGCAGACGTTGCTCGCCGCCGAGGCGGTCGACGCCGTCCACCTGCCGGCGGCCAGCGACCCGCAGACCGTGCTCGCGCACCTGCGCGCCGCCGCTCGGCACCCGGGGCCGCTGCTGGTCCACCTCGGCGGCCAGCTGGTGGCCGACAAGCGCGGTGGCGGGCTGCATCTGACGCTGCGTGACTCGAAGTCCGCCACGATCCGCCAGGACGGCGTGGCGTGGGCGGCGATCGTCGGCGAGCTGCGGACCCGGCCGGCCGACTGGGACACCCTGGTGATCGCCGACCTCAGCGCCGACCCGGGCGCCTGGCCGCTGCTGCAGGGTGGTGGCGGCCCGGCGCTGTTCAGCGAGGAGATCCCGCTCTGGGCGGTGATCGGACCGGACGCGGAGCAGATCGGCACCTTCACCCGGGCCCTGATCGAGGCACTGCACGGCGGCCGCCCGGGTGCCGGGCCGCTGCTGACGCCGGAGCAGCTCCGCGCGCAGGTGCACTCGGTGCTCCGGCCGAACGTGCTGGTCCTCGGCTCCTACGGTCCGGACCGTCCGATCTTCCGCAACACGGCACGCCAGCAGGCCGCCGCGGCAGCCCAGGCGCAGGCTCAGGTCCAGGCTCAGGTTCAGGCCCAGCCTGCGGCGATCACGGAGACGGCGGTGGTGAATGCGACCGCGACGGCGGTGACGGTCCCGCTGCCCCGGCCCGACGCGGAGCGCGCACCGGTATCGCTGCTGAAGCCGGGCGTGCCGCCGACGGTCCGGCCGAGCCGCCCGGTGTCGTTGCTGAAGGCGGCGGCCACGGCCGACCCGCCACCGCCGGTCGACGCGCCGCCCGCCGCACCCGCACCCGCACCCGCACCCGCACCCGCACCCGCACCTGAGCCGCCCGCTCCCGCCGCGCCCCCCGAGGACTACCGCGAGGCGATCGGCCGGATCGTGCGCACCGCCGACGCGGGCGCGCACGCCGCCGCCGCCGAACTCGCCCTCACCCTGGAGGAGCAGGTGGTGGCCGGGCACGGCGCCATCGCCCCAGCGGTCCTGATGGTCCGTCAAGTCCGGGCCCACGTGGCCAGGTTGGCGGGCGATCCGGTGCTGGCGGCCGAACTCTACCGCCAGGTGGCCTTGGTGCTGCTGAGCGTGGAGGGTCCGGATGACCCGGAGGTGCAGCGGGTGGCGACCAACGCCGAGGCGTGCTGGCGGGCCATCCCGGATCCTCGACGGGCGCTGCAGGTCGGCTCGTTCATCCTCGAGCTGCGGGCCCAACTGCCCGGCGAGGACGGCCGCAAGCTCCGTTCGGCCGAGCGCTACCTGGCCAGGCTCACGGCCGCCGCCGAGCAGGCCGAGCGGGCTGAGTAAGCGCCCGGGGGAGGGAAACGCGAAACGGGGCACCCGCCGCACAGCGGCGAGTGCCCCGAACTGCTTAGCTGTCAGGGGTCAGCGACCCGCGAGCGCGTGCACGAAGGTGTAGGCGTCGACGGTGCCCAGGCCCGACGCGAGGTCGTAGCCGTTGGTCGCCTGGTAGCCCGCGACGTTGTTCCAGCCGTTGTCGCCCTTGGTCACGTCGGTGATGCCGCTCCACTTTGAGGGCAGCATCGCCAGGCCGTAGAGCCGCCAGTTGATCTGGCCGAGGCGGTGGCCCGCGGCCTGGTCGGCGAGCGCGACGACGCCGGAGAAGATCGGCGAGGCCTCGCTGGTGCCACCGGTCAGGTGCCAGCCGACGGCGGTCGGGTCGTACGAGTCGTACGTCCAGGCCGAGCCGTCCACCGCGGCGCTCATGCTGATGTCGGGCGTGCCGCGGTGGTCGCCCACCACGTTCGCCACGCCGGTCTGGTACCACGGGCGGTCGAAGATGGCGGAGACGCCACCGCCGCCGGCGCCGTAGGCGTCGTGCCAGACCTGGTCGGGCGCGGTGCGGTTGCCGTTGTTGTCCAGGGTCAGCTGGGTGCCGCCGACCGAGGTGACCAGCGGGTCCGAGGACGGCCAGGAGTTGACCTTGTACGGGTACAGGTTGTTGTTGTTGTCCGAGTCCACCACACCGTTGTCACCCGAGGAGGCGAGCACGGTGACGTTCTTCGCGGCGGCCTCCTGGAAGGCGTAACGCAGGCTGGTGAGCGAGGAGTAGTCGCCCTTGTCGAAGCCGGGGAAGGTGTTCTCGGTGGCCCCGAAGCTCTGCGTGATGACGTCGCCCTTGCCCTGCTTGATCAGGGACTGCTCGGCGGACATCATCTCGGGCAGGCCGCTGGTGCCCTCGTTCTCCGAGACCGCGGTCTCCACCAGCACGATGTGCGCGTCGGGGGCGATCGCGTGCGCGTACTCGACGTCGAGGGTGGTCTCACCGGCCCAGTTGACCTGGTCGGCGTTCTTCGGGTCGAAGGTCGGGACGTTGCCCCACTTGACGACCTCGACGTTGGTGTCCTGGATGCCCCACTGCTTGTCGAAGGTCTCCAGGTCGTGCTGGATCGTCGGCGAGCCGAACGAGTCCACGATGACGATGGTCCGGCCCTTGCCGGTGATGCCCTGCTTGTACAGCGGGTTCAGGTTGTACGCGGTGCGGTACTGCAGCGGCGAGTAGCAGTGGATCCCGATCTGCGTCACGCAGTCGCTGGTGCTGATCGGTGCCGTCCGCGCGGTCGCGTCCATGTGCCCCTCGGAGGCGGGGTGCAGCTTGAACGCGGCCTGGACCGGGGCGCCGGCCGCGAAGGCCACGGTGCTCTGCGCGGTGACCGTGCCCGCGGTCAGGGCGGTGGCCCCGACGGCGAGGAAGGTCAGTGCGCGAGCGGTCGCAGAGCGGCGGGGGCCCGCGGTGACCGGGGAGGTGCCCATGGAACTCCTTCGAAGGGGGAGGGTCGTGCCGAAACCAGATCGGCCCGGTTATCCCATCGTGTGTAGAGCCGATGGAGCTATAGTCATTTCGGACCCTTGACATGCGCCGTGAACATGCCGAAGAAATCCGGGTGAGTCTTCGTCTTGGTCCGATTGGCCCAGGCCAGCGGGCTGATGCGGGGCTTTGCGAGGCCTTGCCACAAGGTGGGAATGTTCCGATGGACCGTCAAGTCATGGTCAAGAAGAGCCGAGTTGAGGCGACCGGACACCGCTGAGCGGACGCGGTGGCGGTCCCTGCGGTGCACCGGGTCCGCCGCTGGGCCGACCGGCGGACCCTCGGGGAACGGCCGGTGAACTCTCGTTCGATCCACTCCCGGCGGCCCGTGCATGTGTGCAGGATCTCGGCTGACCCGTGCAACTCCCCGCACGGACGCATCCGCCCGGGCCGTCTTCCTCCGCTCGGGCGCCATCGGGAGGAAACGCTTCATGCCACGTCGCCGCACCGCGACCGCCGCCGCCCTCGCGGTCACCACGATCGCCGCCATCACCGCCACCGCCGGCCCCGCACTGGCCGACGCCAACTCCTCCGACGGCCAGGGCCTCTGGGGCTGGGGCGGGCACCACCGCCAGCACGGCTCACTGACCTACAGCGTCGGCGCGCCGGTGGTCGACAAGGTCAAGGGCGGCCCGTGGACGCTCGCCCAGGGCGACCCCACCCTCGGCGCGTCCTACGGCAGCAGCCTGCCGGTCTACGCCGGCGGCGGCAGCGGCACCGTCACGGTGGGCGGGGTGAGCTACCCGAACCTGGCGGTCGACCCGGCCGGCTCCGGCAGCGTCCCGGCGGCCAGCGGCTTCACCGGCACGCCCGGCCCGCTCGACGGCTACTGCTCCAGCGGTGGCGCCACGCCCGAGACCGGCACCGTGCTGCGCCAGCCCAAGGGCAGCGTGCTGCCGATGCAGCCGTACTACTTCCCCTTCGTCACCAGCCAGGACGGCGGCCACACCCTCTCCGGCCTCTTCGACTACCGCCCCAAGGACGGTGACGAGGCGGTGGTCGCGGCCACCTCCACCGACCACGGCAAGACCTGGAAGTACGCGGGCGAGGCGCTGGAGCAGAACGCCGGCCTGTGCCCGGACGGCAACACCAACGACGACGGCCAGGGCCACGCCTTCGTGCTGACCGTGCCGGACTACAACGGCACCGGCCATCGCGGCCAGGTGCTCTACACGCTCT contains:
- a CDS encoding S53 family peptidase, with translation MGTSPVTAGPRRSATARALTFLAVGATALTAGTVTAQSTVAFAAGAPVQAAFKLHPASEGHMDATARTAPISTSDCVTQIGIHCYSPLQYRTAYNLNPLYKQGITGKGRTIVIVDSFGSPTIQHDLETFDKQWGIQDTNVEVVKWGNVPTFDPKNADQVNWAGETTLDVEYAHAIAPDAHIVLVETAVSENEGTSGLPEMMSAEQSLIKQGKGDVITQSFGATENTFPGFDKGDYSSLTSLRYAFQEAAAKNVTVLASSGDNGVVDSDNNNNLYPYKVNSWPSSDPLVTSVGGTQLTLDNNGNRTAPDQVWHDAYGAGGGGVSAIFDRPWYQTGVANVVGDHRGTPDISMSAAVDGSAWTYDSYDPTAVGWHLTGGTSEASPIFSGVVALADQAAGHRLGQINWRLYGLAMLPSKWSGITDVTKGDNGWNNVAGYQATNGYDLASGLGTVDAYTFVHALAGR
- a CDS encoding AEC family transporter, with amino-acid sequence MHSLQPLLAAFVPIWALTAVGYLVSRTGLLGEQAELVLGRFVFHVAMPAALFMMLSKAPLGTFANASMLAFAAGTAAASLLGWGGGRWLFGRAPADRAISAMAAGYVNSANLGIPVAVQVLGDASFVGPVLLFQVLLVTPVILGLLDAGTDGTADGTAGTGGSARSARLGRLLRLPLRNPIILASALGAICSAVGWHPPAALGQSCQLLGNAGVPTALITLGMSLHGRPSARGGSLRAEVGLAVVTKNLIQPLVAFAVGSLLLHLTAHQLLAVVICSALPTAQNVFIYARQYGLNTALPRDSVLFSTLLSMVTLSAIDWTLAPTSH
- a CDS encoding NAD(P)-dependent oxidoreductase codes for the protein MSAVVVFGAGGNAGRRVVARAVARGHQVTAVVRDPAKYSSSEYPELSGPGVALVAGDVTDPASVAAVSAGRDAVISAAYRADLPSGEFFPAATRALLAGLPRAGVTRLLVVGLGTVLEAAPGVPLHDTPGFPAEARAFSLGHAAELELLRAADPELDWAVLAPPPSYLDAEGPGTGRYRLGGSAVLPAPADAPLFAYADLAIALIDEIETPKHHRALVAVGPA